Part of the Oscillospiraceae bacterium genome is shown below.
TGTTATATTATTTTCTTAGGCTTTTTATCAATAATATTTCTATAGCATCAACATTTGCTATGATATCTGTAATTATAATAAGAATATTGGCAACAAAATACTGTTGGAGTTTACCCAAAGTATCAATATCACAGAGTAATGAATTAAATAATCAAAATATCAATTCCAGCAGGCAGGACGACGAGGCTCTCTTATAGTACATGTGGAAGCCCTGTAATCCAAAGCGATTTTTGTTGACAAAACATGTCGATTTTAATAAATTATCGAGAAAAATTTGTTGTCCCCTATTGACAACAGTCGTGAGCGGTTCGCCTATCATTCAAAACGGAAAGCTCATCGGAGCCGTGACACACGTTTTCGTTAATGACCCGACAAGAGGTTATGGGATATTTATTGAGAATATGTTAGCTGAAGCAGAGAAAATTTCAGATTAAAGATTGCCGACATTACGGTCAAAAAACAGGATGCTCACTTATATTTTATGGGTGAGCATTTTTCTGTTGACAAATATATTCTTGTGTGATATACTTATAACAACAGAACAAATATATTACGAGGTGATAAAGTTGTCTAAAGCCCCTGCTGTAGATTACGCTTTGGAAATAATTGAATTTTTCTCAAAAAACAATAATGAAATAGGTATTGCTGATATCAGCAACGCACTCAATATAAACAAAAACGCGGTTTCAAGGGTGTTGGAATCTTTATTGGAAAAAAACTGGATTTATATGAGTGACAGCTCACAAAAAAAATACAGATTAACACTGCGCCCCTTTTCGCTAATATGTGGGCACACAAACAACAATGGTATTGCAAAAATTGCAATACCTTACATAGATAAGCTTAATAATGAACTGGGCGATTCTGTTTATCTGGGTGTTAAGAATAAAAGAAATATTCTTTATCTTTTACATTATGATTCTAAAAAGGAAGTCAGAATTAACGGTCGTGCAGGCGGAGAATATCCGCTTAACTGTTCAGCACCAGGTAAAGTTCTTTTAAGTTACTCTAATGAAAATGAAATGAAGGATTATTTCGCGGTACCTATTGATAAAAGAACAGAGAATACGATTACTGCTTTTGACGCTTTTATGATTGAGGCAGAAAGAATTAAAAAATCAGGCTATGCCATAGACAATGAGGAATTTGCAAAAGGGATAATCTGCATTGCTGTTCCTGTTTTTGATTATACTCAAAATGTTGTAGCAAGTATAGGTATTTCTACCCTGACATTATATGACAGTATTAATTCTTTGATAAACGATAAATTTTCTTTATTAAAAAAGGTTGCTGATGAAATATCACTTTGTCTTGGGAAAAAAGATATAAACAAGATTTAATACAGAAAAGGTATAAAAAAGGAGTTAAAAATTGAAAAAGTCAAAATTATTTGCAAAGTTGCCTGACTATGTTGCAACGCCTGACGGAATGGCAATAGATAAAGACGGTAATCTTATACTTGCTTGTCCGAATTATGCTGACCAGTCGATGCCTGGTTGTATTTTAAAAATTGACAAAGACAAAAATATAAGAAAATGGTTTGATGTTCCTGTTCACGAGGAAACGGGGATTGCTTCACCGATGGGAATCGCTTTTGGGCCTGACGGAGACTTATATATCTGTGACAATCAGGGCTGGCCAGGAAAGCCTGAACTTATAAGAAAGGGCAGAATTTTAAGAGTTCGCGTTGATGGCGACAATATTGTGAAGACAACTGTTGTTGCAAAAAATATGGAGCATCCTAATGGCATGCGTATCAAGGATGGATATGTGTATGTAACTCAAAGCACATT
Proteins encoded:
- a CDS encoding IclR family transcriptional regulator — translated: MLTYILWVSIFLLTNIFLCDILITTEQIYYEVIKLSKAPAVDYALEIIEFFSKNNNEIGIADISNALNINKNAVSRVLESLLEKNWIYMSDSSQKKYRLTLRPFSLICGHTNNNGIAKIAIPYIDKLNNELGDSVYLGVKNKRNILYLLHYDSKKEVRINGRAGGEYPLNCSAPGKVLLSYSNENEMKDYFAVPIDKRTENTITAFDAFMIEAERIKKSGYAIDNEEFAKGIICIAVPVFDYTQNVVASIGISTLTLYDSINSLINDKFSLLKKVADEISLCLGKKDINKI